The following is a genomic window from Fundidesulfovibrio soli.
CATCAGGCTCATCGACCGCCTGAGCTGCACCGTGACCCTGCGCGCGGGCGGCCTGCCCATGCCCGCCACGGTCATCACCGAGGACGTGGGTGAGGCCCTGCACGCCGTGGAGCGCTTCGGCAAGGCCGTGTTCAAGCCGCTCTATTCCACCAAGGCCCGGGGCATGGAGGTCATCACCGCGGGCGACGGAGCCAGGGAGCGCATCGAGGCATTCAAGCAGGCGGGCAACGCGGTCATGTACCTGCAGAAGATGCTGCCGCCCCTGGAGAAGGACCTGGGCGTCACCTTCCTGGGCGGCGAGTACCTGGCCACCTACGCCCGCAAGTCGGGCGGCTCCAGTTGGAACACCACCACCAACGCCGGGGGCAAGTACGTGGCCGTGGAGCCCTCCCCCGAGATCGTGGCGCTGGCGCGGAAGGCCCAGTCCCTCTTCGACATGGCTTTCACCTGCGTGGACATCGCTGAAACGGCCGACGGCCCCATCGTGTTCGAAGTATCGGCCTTCGGCGGGTTCCGGGGCCTCCTCGACGCCTGCGGCATCGACGCCGCGGACGCTTACGTCAAATTTGTTCTGGAGCGCCTCGCATGAACCTCACCCTGAAGGGGGTCCTTGCCCCCATCCTCGCCGCCAACCCCTGCCCGCACACCCTCGGCCTGCGTTTCGGAAGCTACCCGCTTGACGTGCGTTCCAACGAGCCCGCGCTCATCGCCTGGCTTGCGGACTACTTCCGCGACTTCCTGCGCCAGGGCGGCCCGGCCGTCTGCGAGGTACTGGCCATAGAGGGCAAGCCCCAGAGGCTGCATCTGGACTACCAACTCAAGGAGCCCGAGCCGGGCAAGACCAAGATCAAGGAGGAATGGGCGGCCCTCGAGGGCGGACGGGCGGTGCACAAGCGCCTCACCGGCATGGCCTTCCTCTTCGGCGAGGGCCTCAACGTGGCCGTCGGTCCCTGCCTGGAGAACCCCAACCAGGTGGTCAACTTCATCAACAACCGCTTCATCGAGCACAGGCTCAACGAGGGCTGCCTGCTGGGCCACGCGGCGGGCGTGTCGCACGAGGGCGCGGGCCTGAGCCTGGCAGGGTTCTCGGGCATGGGCAAGTCAACCCTGGCCCTGCACATGATGAATCACGGCCTGCATTTCGTCTCCAACGACCGGATCATGCTGGGCCGCAGCAACGGCGACCTCATGATGTACGGCGTGGCCAAGATGCCCCGGGTGAACCCCGGCACCGTGCTCAACAACCCGAGCTTGGCCTCGGTGATGCCCGAATCCGACAGGGCCGCCTTCAAGGACCTGCCCCTGGAGGAGCTCTGGAGCCTGGAGCACAAGTACGACGCCTTCATCGACACCTGCTACGGCCCCGGCCGCTTCGACCTGGAAGCCCGCATGAAGGGCCTGGCCATCCTGAACTGGACGCGCAGCGGCGGCGAGCACCGCGTGGCCCCGGTGGACATCGGCCAGCGGCGCGACCTGCTCCCGGCCTTCATGAAGAGCACGGGGCTCTTCTTCGAGTCCACCGGCGACCTCACCGTGCCGGACTTCTCCGAGGATGCCTACGTGGAGATGCTCTCGGGCTGCGCCGTGCTGGAGGTGACCGGCAGGATCGACTTCGAGAAGGCGGCCGCCGAGCTGGCCGCGTTCCTGAGAGGCTGAACACATAGTCGGCGTCCGGCCGGCAGTGCCGGCGCGACGCCCAGGGCCCGCGCATGACCAAAGTATCCGTCACACACACCGTCACACTGCCGGACCCGGTGCGCATCGCGCGCTACCTCAAGGCCCCGGAGCTGGGGCCCAAGGCGCTCTTCTTCAGCGGTGGCACGGCCCTGCGCGACCTCTCGCGCGAGCTGGTGCGCTACACGCACAACTCCGTGCACCTGATCACGCCATTCGATTCCGGCGGCTCATCGGCCAAGCTGCGCAAGAGCTTCCACATGCTGGCCGTGGGCGACCTGCGCAACCGGCTCATGGCCCTGGCGGACCGCACCCTGCACGGCAACCCGCAGATCTACCGCCTCTTCGCCCACCGCCTTCCCAAGGACCAGTGCCAGGACGATCTCGCCGCCATGCTCGACGAGATGATCTCCGGCAAGGCCCCCCTGGTGGCCGACGTGCCGGACCCCATGCGCAAGATCATCCGCACGCACCTGGGGTTCTTCCGCCACGCCATGCGCGATCACAAGTTCGACCTGCGCGGCGCGAGCATCGGCAACCTGATCCTGGCCGGGGGCTTCTTCAACTACAACCGCCAGATCGACCCGGTGATCTACATGTTCGCCATGATGGTCAAGGCGCGCGGCACCGTGCGGCCCATCGTCAACCGGGACCTCACCCTGGCCGCCGAGCTGGCGGACGGCACCGTGCTGGCCGGGCAGC
Proteins encoded in this region:
- a CDS encoding GAK system ATP-grasp enzyme — translated: MKKIGVVGITDGWSSEVLADACRKHTGFRLLIDMDKAVLDLQHGTVSYNGQDLLELDALIVKKIAPQYSPDVLDRLEMLRFLELKGLPVFSKPSSIIRLIDRLSCTVTLRAGGLPMPATVITEDVGEALHAVERFGKAVFKPLYSTKARGMEVITAGDGARERIEAFKQAGNAVMYLQKMLPPLEKDLGVTFLGGEYLATYARKSGGSSWNTTTNAGGKYVAVEPSPEIVALARKAQSLFDMAFTCVDIAETADGPIVFEVSAFGGFRGLLDACGIDAADAYVKFVLERLA
- a CDS encoding HprK-related kinase B; the encoded protein is MNLTLKGVLAPILAANPCPHTLGLRFGSYPLDVRSNEPALIAWLADYFRDFLRQGGPAVCEVLAIEGKPQRLHLDYQLKEPEPGKTKIKEEWAALEGGRAVHKRLTGMAFLFGEGLNVAVGPCLENPNQVVNFINNRFIEHRLNEGCLLGHAAGVSHEGAGLSLAGFSGMGKSTLALHMMNHGLHFVSNDRIMLGRSNGDLMMYGVAKMPRVNPGTVLNNPSLASVMPESDRAAFKDLPLEELWSLEHKYDAFIDTCYGPGRFDLEARMKGLAILNWTRSGGEHRVAPVDIGQRRDLLPAFMKSTGLFFESTGDLTVPDFSEDAYVEMLSGCAVLEVTGRIDFEKAAAELAAFLRG
- a CDS encoding GAK system CofD-like protein produces the protein MTKVSVTHTVTLPDPVRIARYLKAPELGPKALFFSGGTALRDLSRELVRYTHNSVHLITPFDSGGSSAKLRKSFHMLAVGDLRNRLMALADRTLHGNPQIYRLFAHRLPKDQCQDDLAAMLDEMISGKAPLVADVPDPMRKIIRTHLGFFRHAMRDHKFDLRGASIGNLILAGGFFNYNRQIDPVIYMFAMMVKARGTVRPIVNRDLTLAAELADGTVLAGQHLLTGKEEGPIKSPVKRVYLCASQKDTTPVEVEIRRKIKDSIRSSELICYPMGSFYSSLVANLLPRGVGDAVAKAQCPKVFVPNPAGDPEQLGLGLGESVRRLVEYLRASCSKPRPTSALLNFVMLDKRLEIYQHPLALKQLEGMGIGIIECDLASEENAPLFDECKVIEHLLSLA